One genomic segment of Aquipluma nitroreducens includes these proteins:
- a CDS encoding DUF4255 domain-containing protein translates to MIYEALQILSEQLDKHLSDSGLKNLVILENIALLETADENADNLKGKVVLTLINLQEESALRNIPNYKIKDGKTEYRNPPVHLNFYLLISANCDTYDKSLRSLSKTIQFFQGKKVFTSTNTVYNRNNVAFDVIDYFRFNLELYTLSLEELNHVWGTLGGRQLPSVVYKVQLLEIEQDIKLATSGVITHIGGDLNDINQ, encoded by the coding sequence ATGATTTACGAAGCGTTACAGATTTTAAGCGAACAACTGGACAAACACCTGTCTGATTCCGGATTAAAAAATCTGGTTATACTTGAAAACATTGCCCTTCTTGAAACGGCAGATGAAAATGCGGATAATCTTAAAGGCAAAGTGGTTCTCACTTTGATCAATCTTCAGGAGGAATCTGCTCTGCGAAATATTCCAAATTATAAAATTAAAGATGGCAAGACTGAATACCGAAATCCACCGGTTCATTTGAATTTTTACCTTCTGATAAGCGCCAATTGTGATACTTACGACAAATCGCTGCGAAGCTTGTCGAAAACCATTCAGTTTTTTCAAGGAAAGAAGGTATTTACATCGACCAATACGGTTTACAATCGAAACAATGTGGCTTTTGATGTAATCGACTATTTCCGGTTCAATCTGGAATTATATACCCTGAGCCTCGAAGAATTGAATCACGTTTGGGGAACCCTGGGTGGCCGTCAGCTTCCTTCAGTGGTTTACAAAGTACAACTGCTGGAAATCGAGCAAGACATCAAACTTGCAACATCAGGAGTAATTACACACATCGGCGGAGACTTAAACGACATCAACCAATGA